ATTTTTTCAAATTAGACCTAGCACTAGGATTTATTAGAAAAAAAATAAGTTTTTTGTTGTAATTTTTTTTTATTTGTGTTACAATAATAAAAGTTGCAGGAATTGCAACAATTTTATATTATATGATTCGAGGTGATTTAATGGCAAAACAAGATGTACTAGAGCTTGAGGGAGAAATATTAGAAGCATTACCAAATGCAATGTTTCAAATCAAACTTGAAAATGGACATACAGTGTTAGGGCATATTTCTGGTAAAATGAGAATGAACTACATCAAAATTTTACCGGGTGATAAAGTAACGGTAGAAATTTCTCCGTATGATTTATCTCGTGGTAGAATCGTATACAGAAAAAAATAGAAGGAGGGTTTTTATGAAAGTAAGAGCATCTGTAAAAAGTATTTGTGACAAATGCAAGATTATCAAAAGATCTGGCATTGTAAGAGTAATGTGCGAAAACCCTAAACATAAACAAAAACAAGGATAGTTAAACGAAGAACATTAAATTAATTTTTATATATAACCTAATATAAAAATTGTAAAAATATGTTTGGCTGTAGAGCTTATTCTTATCTTGTAAAGTTTAGGTAAGGCATATTGAGGAAGATTAATTTATTAAAGGAGGAGAAAATTTGGCTAGAATAGCAGGAGTAGATATTCCAAAAAACAAAAGAGTTGAAATATCATTAACTTACATATTTGGTGTAGGTAAAAGTATTGCAAACGAAGTGTTAGCAAGAGCTGAAGTAAACAAAGACACAAAAGTAAAAGACTTAACAGAAGAAGAATTAGGGAAAATCAGAAAAATAGTTGATGAGTACAAAATTGAAGGAGAGTTAAGAAAAGACATTAGACTTAATATCAAGAGATTAACTGATATTAAATGCTATAGAGGATTAAGACATAGAATGGGACTACCAGTAAGAGGACAAAAAACTAAGACTAACGCTAGAACTAGAAAAGGTCCAGTAAGAATGGCAGTTGCTAAGAAAAAATAGTAGATAGGAGGAAACTATAAGTGGCAAAAAAGACAACAGTTTCAAAGAAAAAGAAATTAAAAAATGTACCAAATGGTATAGCATATATACATTCAACATTTAATAATACAGTTGTTACTATAACAGATTCTGAAGGTAAAGTTATCGCTTGGAAATCAGGTGGAACATCAGGATTTAAAGGAACTAAGAAGGGAACTCCTTTCGCAGCACAAATAGCAGCTGAACAAGCAGCACAAGTTGCAATAGACAATGGAATGAAAAAAATAGAAATAAAAATAAAGGGTCCTGGATCAGGGAGAGAAGCTTCAATAAGATCAATACAGGCTACTGAATTAGAGGTTACTAGAATAATAGATATTACTCCAGTTCCTCATAATGGTGCAAGACCACCTAAGAAGAGAATGTAATTTTGACGAAGGAGGGAAAAAATAAATGGCAAGAAATTTAAAGCCTGTTTTAAAACAATGTAGAACACTTGGATTAGATCCAATCACATTAGGTGTTAATAAAAAATCAAAAAGAAATAAAAGACCAAACGCTGCTAAGAAAATGACAGAATATGGTACGCAATTAAGAGAAAAGCAAAAAGCAAAATTTGTATACGGAGTTCAAGAAAAACAATTTTATAAATTATATGAAGAAGCAACAAGAAAAGATGGTGTAACTGGTGAGTTACTATTACAATACCTTGAAAGAAGATTAGATAATGTAGTATTTAGATTAGGTATAGGTACAACTAGAAAACAATCAAGACAATTAGTTAATCATGGACATGTACTTGTTAACGGTAAGAGAGTAAACATAGTTTCTTTCAGAGTTAAACAAGGTGATGTAATAGAAGTAAGAGAACATTCTAAAGAATTAGATGTTATTAAAAATTCATTAGGTAAAAAATCTGTTCCAGGATGGCTTGAATTAGATGAAACTAAAAAAGTTGGGAAAGTATTAGAAAATCCAACGAGAGATGTTGTGGATTTTGAAGTTGATGAAGCGATGATAATAGAATTCTATTCTAGATAATAATTATTAAAAATCAGACTAAGGAGTTGATTCGCTTGTTAAATATAGAAAAAATAGCAAAAAATATAAAGTTAACAGAGGAAAAGATTGATAAATATTCAGCAATATATACATTAGAACCTTTATATAGAGGTTATGGTAATACCATAGGAAATGCATTAAGAAGAATATTATTATCTTCAATACCAGGTTCTGCCATAAAAGGTATGAGAATAGAAGGTGTATTGAATGAATTTACAACATTAGATGGTGTAAAGGAAGCTGTTACCGATATAATTTTAAATGTTAAAGAAATAATAATTGAGCTTGATGAACCAGGAGAAAAAAGAATGTCTTTATCTGTTAAAGGACCAAAAGTGGTAACAGCAGCAGATATAAAAGCAGAAATGGGAATAAACATAATAAATCCTGATCAAGTAATAGCAACAGTTACTACTGATAGAGAACTTATTATGGAGTTTTTAGTTGATTCTGGTGAAGGGTTCGTAGTATCAGATGAAATTTCAAAAGAAGGTTGGGAATTAGACTTCCTAGCTGTAGATGCTATATATACTCCAATAAAGAAAGTAAACTATACAGTTAAAGATACTATGGTTGGTCGTGTTACTAACTATGATAAACTTATGTTAGAAATAGTTACAGATGGAAGTGTAGAAATTCATGATGCATTATCTTATGCAGTAGAATTATTGCAAGTACATATTAAACCATTTACTAATATAGGTAGTTCTATGGCTAAGTATAGAGGAGATGCAGAAGAAGAAATTATTGAAGAAGAAGAAAATGACTATACAGATTTAAAAATTGAAGAATTACAATTAACTGTTAGATCATTTAATGCTTTGAAAAGAGCAAGTATAAATACATTAGGAGAATTATCTAAGTTGAGTTTATCCGAAGTAGAAAAGATTAAAAATTTAGGAAAAGTATCATTAACTGAAATAATTGATAAATTAAAAGAGTATGGCTTTAACTTAGATTAAAGATTGGGGGTTTAGTAAATTGAATCATAATAAATCATATAGAAAGCTTGGGAGAAGAACAGATCATAGATTAGCAATGTTAAAAAATATGACTATATCTTTAATACAGGCTGAGAAAATAGAAACAACAGTTACAAGAGCAAAAGAATTAAGAAAATTTGCAGAAAAAGCAGTAACATTAGGAAAGAAATATAATCAAACTGATGATAAAGCTAGAAGAGTTCACTTAAGAAGACAAGCATTTGCTTTCTTAAGAAGTGAAGAAGCTGTAGCT
This is a stretch of genomic DNA from Oceanivirga salmonicida. It encodes these proteins:
- the rpsK gene encoding 30S ribosomal protein S11; this encodes MAKKTTVSKKKKLKNVPNGIAYIHSTFNNTVVTITDSEGKVIAWKSGGTSGFKGTKKGTPFAAQIAAEQAAQVAIDNGMKKIEIKIKGPGSGREASIRSIQATELEVTRIIDITPVPHNGARPPKKRM
- the rpsM gene encoding 30S ribosomal protein S13; translation: MARIAGVDIPKNKRVEISLTYIFGVGKSIANEVLARAEVNKDTKVKDLTEEELGKIRKIVDEYKIEGELRKDIRLNIKRLTDIKCYRGLRHRMGLPVRGQKTKTNARTRKGPVRMAVAKKK
- the rpmJ gene encoding 50S ribosomal protein L36 codes for the protein MKVRASVKSICDKCKIIKRSGIVRVMCENPKHKQKQG
- the rplQ gene encoding 50S ribosomal protein L17, which gives rise to MNHNKSYRKLGRRTDHRLAMLKNMTISLIQAEKIETTVTRAKELRKFAEKAVTLGKKYNQTDDKARRVHLRRQAFAFLRSEEAVAKLFNDIAPKYLERNGGYTRILKTAVRRGDSAEMAIIMFV
- the infA gene encoding translation initiation factor IF-1, producing the protein MAKQDVLELEGEILEALPNAMFQIKLENGHTVLGHISGKMRMNYIKILPGDKVTVEISPYDLSRGRIVYRKK
- a CDS encoding DNA-directed RNA polymerase subunit alpha; its protein translation is MLNIEKIAKNIKLTEEKIDKYSAIYTLEPLYRGYGNTIGNALRRILLSSIPGSAIKGMRIEGVLNEFTTLDGVKEAVTDIILNVKEIIIELDEPGEKRMSLSVKGPKVVTAADIKAEMGINIINPDQVIATVTTDRELIMEFLVDSGEGFVVSDEISKEGWELDFLAVDAIYTPIKKVNYTVKDTMVGRVTNYDKLMLEIVTDGSVEIHDALSYAVELLQVHIKPFTNIGSSMAKYRGDAEEEIIEEEENDYTDLKIEELQLTVRSFNALKRASINTLGELSKLSLSEVEKIKNLGKVSLTEIIDKLKEYGFNLD
- the rpsD gene encoding 30S ribosomal protein S4 gives rise to the protein MARNLKPVLKQCRTLGLDPITLGVNKKSKRNKRPNAAKKMTEYGTQLREKQKAKFVYGVQEKQFYKLYEEATRKDGVTGELLLQYLERRLDNVVFRLGIGTTRKQSRQLVNHGHVLVNGKRVNIVSFRVKQGDVIEVREHSKELDVIKNSLGKKSVPGWLELDETKKVGKVLENPTRDVVDFEVDEAMIIEFYSR